The Alnus glutinosa chromosome 1, dhAlnGlut1.1, whole genome shotgun sequence region TTCCTACCTATATATTTGCCTTATAGGCTCGACAGGTTCAATTGGAATTGAGAATGAGTTCCTCGGTCTTTAATGCGATGATGGCTATGAATGAACTCCGTAAGCTCATATGTTTGATCACGTGACATTGGTGTAGGAGAACTTTCATCGATTTGTTCATAATCGAAGCCTTTTGTGTCTTGCAAATGATTACACTTGATGCACCTACAACGTTGGGTAGCAGAGCAATGTGATGTTGATGAGTTGATCCTTGTTCCATAGCAGTAACAATTATCCCTAACTCATCATCAGAGTTATCAAAAAGcattttggaaaataaataaataaataagaaaaaaaggctAGCCATAAGAGACAAGGCAAAGATTGAATGGAAAAGAAACTTTGGTTGAAGTGAATGAAAATTGGAAAGAAAACAGCCTTATTTACATTGAAAACATATGAACATTGGGAAAagatgaattttttgaaaataggaCAGTTATGgaaagataaatttaaaaaaatatgaccgtcaagaatttttttttttgaaaaatataacagTAAAGACAAATTTTTGAACATATGTCCgttgaaaaaatacaattttttttttttttttttgaaaatatgaccattaagaaaaaataaatttcaaaaatataattcttGGAGAGAGAatgaagaaataatatttaaatagaatagtaaaagtgaatatcTAAAATAGAGAGAGATATAGGTACTTCGAAAAAGTGAgtaactaaaaagaagaaaaaaaaaaagtgattatttAGCTAAAGCTTGATGAGCCGGATGTTAATGCTTGGGTAGAAAGAGAAAGCTAATGTGAGTTGGGGTAGTTTTAGGGGATTCTATATAAATTATAGATAGgaataaaaaaatgcataagCCAATGCAAATGCCTTTACAACTATAATTCTGCTTTGCAGGTTGATAAAATATATCATTAATGCCAcgatgataataataataataattattattattattctgcCTACTAAGAGAATCATGTAAAAGTCTTTTACCAAAAAGATGGTAAGGCCGTTATATATTCATACAACTCCAGAAAAATCAAGAGATAAGTAGAGCAATCCCCAAAAATGAATGTGTGACTACCTACGACTGAACTGACACACTTCCTTAGAAGAGCAGTTTGTGCTTATGGAATTCGGGAGCATCACCAATTTGCTTATGTCAGCCAGGACCAAATCAGTGTCGTGCAACAGCCACACTACAATGTACCACTACACAGGAACCAGCACCTCAGAATGGGATAATTAGGACTAAACAATTAGGGGCATGAACTCAGAATGCAGAAATAGGATAATTAGGACCCTAGAAGAATAAATGTGTAAGACAAGAATCCCCTAGTGAGAACCAAATCAAAAATTTTCATTATATGCGTGCATATCCTTTCAGTAAATGATGTGTTACACTCTACATAGGGTACAGATACCCACATAGGGGGGGAAAAATGAATGAATTTGAATATGGAGTTTGTATTACTTTTGATAAGAATATGATACGTACTAATAATGGCAGAGCCATCCCTCTGAAAGTTAACCACTGCGCATGTTCTTGTGACTGCTGAAAATAATATACAGGTTTGTTGCCACCTTGGTGAGGGTGCTTCAGTCATTAACCGAAATGGAAACCAGACGACCTGTAAGAGCTGCTGGAAAGATCCGGCAGCCTGCGGATTGCAATAACACCAGCTGCAAAGGCACAGATTGTAGCCAAAACAAAGGCAGGAATGTTTCCTCCACCAAATAAAGCATCCCATGGCCCCGCACCAAGAGATACAATCATCTAAACAATAACAAGTTTGATATCAACATCGACtgaacaaacaaataaaaaagatggcATTACTGACGTCTTTtttaaatctaacattttcatGGGCATAACAAGTGCAACCAGAAAATATATGGCAAGTAAACACGCAAGCACAAAAAAGATGTGGGACAAAAATAACCGTACCAAAAAGAAATGATGTGACACCTacaaatgatttaaaaaaaaaaaaaaagaagaagaaaagaaagaaagctgcTTGCatttgaaagtttgaaacagAGGCATGCACGCTGCCCCAATGAAGCTGAATAGaagtaaaagaaataattatCATACTTAGCTAGTTAATTACAAAACACTGATAAAATTTAGATTGTTGTTGTAGAAGGGATGGGCTAGgagaagagttcaaatatcacctacTAAGTTGGTCCAATGTTTGTTCTCCGATttctgagggagggttgggggtcTGGAACTTGCAGATGTTCAATCCTGCTCTCTAAGGAAAATGGCTATGGCactatgtgcatgagagagaggctgaGGACTCTAAATTTGGTGGAGCCCCTTGGGGCGTATGCGGTTGACTcagaagaatattaggaggggttggaaGAAGTTTTAAAGTCATACCAGATTTGGGATGAGAGACGGCTCTAAAGTTAGATTCTGACATGATATGTGGCGTGGGGATATGACCCTTAAGGAAGACTTTCTAGATTTATATGCTATTGCTTGCGTGAAAGATGCTTCTATTACGGCTCAGTTGGAGCTTTCTGGTGGCTCCAATTAGTGGAACATAAGCCTTGGTAGAGcggttcatgattgggaggtggacgtcttTACCTCTTCAAGGTGTTGAATTCAATTAGAGTGAGATGAGAAGGTGAAGATAAGCTTTTGTAGGTGCCCCCAAAAGACGGTTGTTCGATGTTAGATCCTTTTATAGTGTCATGCTTTGTACTGATGAATTTAAACTATGGACAATCTTAAGAAACGGCAGATCATTGTGGTcgataggtgttgtatgtgtaaaaagaataaagagtttGTGGACCATTTTCTTCTCCGGTGTGAGGTTGCTTATGCCTTATGGAATGTTTTATTCGATTTGGGATGTCTTGAGTTATACCTAAACGAGTAGTCgacttgtatgcttgttggtggattgCCGGCAGCACTTTGAGTactgttgtgtggaagatggtgcattCATGCCATTTATGGTGTCTATGTTGGGAAATGAATGACataagttttgaggaccgtgagaAGACAGTTGGCGTGTTTGGCAAATcgttctatattttttttttttgtgtggaaatAGTAACAAGAAttaaatgatgtgatataaaggtgaaataagtttgaattttttgtgagagaaaagtgaagaagtTGTTTGGTAATGTGAGCAAAGGAGTTTGactttttttagagaaaaaagagGGTTGCCACACGGGACCAGTATCTTTGGATagctgcttttgttttttttttgtgactagttatcatgattttcttgttctttttttttccttctaactAGGTATTTTCTTTgatatacttcatgtgtacctgATGGTGCTTTatacttttaatgatatctcaaattacttattaaaacaaaagggagggggggaggggggtgtgGATGTTTCCATTCCAACATAGTAAAAGAGTAACCACCGACAAATTTACATATGGAAAtgaaacagaaaataaagaagaatgcAAGGAACTACCTGGGGAACAACAATTGCAAGATTCAGAACTCCTATAGCCAGTCCTGCATAGCCATACAAACTCTTCAGAATCACAACCAGATAAAGAAGGTAACAACATGAGGTTATAAAGATATTGCTACGAACCTTGGCCGCCACCTGAATCAGCAGTCAGCTCTGCTGTGACAGAAAATGGAACACTGTAGGTAATCTGCAACACACAAACAATCAATGAcagcaaaaaaaatttctgagaACAAAAATGGAAGCAAATCAAGTATCACCGAGAGAACACTGTACTTACAGCAAGAGGAAAGCCAAGAAGAGCAAATACAATCAAGGCAGCTATCCTGATTGCTGCACTCCCTCCAATTACATGTTGAATCCCTTCCGAATATTCTCGCACAGATACCAAACTAATGATAGCAGTGCCTCCCATGCAGGCAAACACGATAAAATTGCTCATTGCCCATACTAGTCTTGCACCCATCCAATGACACATTGGTTCAATAAGGAAAGAACTAATGCCAAGAACAACCTACACCAGGGAAAAAAATGTTTAGCAAGAAAATCCACTACTTACAAGATTTCATTCCCGCCAAGTTGAAATATTCTTATTGCAATTTGAATAAAGAATGACATATTTCAAATGGAAGAAAAACTACTGATGCACAATTTTGAGTTCTTACTGAATTCAATAGCAAACCAAATGCACCTTCTCTGACACCTTGGTCATACTTCTGTACTTCAGAAGATTTTCCTTTTGGATCTCCATGATAAACTTCCCTACCCATCCAATCCgtatcaaaaagaaagaaagggaaccAGGACAACTGCATACAAGATTGTGATTAAAGATAGCATTAGGTTAATATGGAAAATGAAACCACCAATCATCACATAAAAA contains the following coding sequences:
- the LOC133868322 gene encoding uncharacterized protein LOC133868322 codes for the protein MALPLLWYIVVWLLHDTDLVLADISKLVMLPNSISTNCSSKEVCQFSRRCIKCNHLQDTKGFDYEQIDESSPTPMSRDQTYELTEFIHSHHRIKDRGTHSQFQLNLSSL